In Castor canadensis chromosome 11, mCasCan1.hap1v2, whole genome shotgun sequence, a single genomic region encodes these proteins:
- the Znf18 gene encoding zinc finger protein 18 isoform X1, with product MPTDLGQALGLLPSLAKAEDASLSGPDIACQGELSSPETARQLFRQFRYQVRSGPQETLRQLRKLCFQWLRPEVHTKEQILELLMLEQFLTILPGEIQTWVRKQHPGSGEEAVTLVESLKGDPQRLWQWISIQVLGQDVLSEKNDSPHWEVEPQELGLHNLPSGPGELLHHNVKEELDTEPELALAASQLPARPEERLGDQDFGTALLPGAPQEQWKNLDSTQKEQYWDLMLETYGKMVSGAGVSNSKPDLSNSTEFGEELAGLHTHINEKIPRLPRAGDRQENDKENLNLENHKDQEALDASCQALGEAPPQSSLRGFFIEDEPGCFGEGENLPESLESLHGEGPGGQLSSHERSSGKQLGQYMPAPLPGELSALWLEEKREASQKGQLRAPMAQKLPTCRECGKTFYRNSQLVFHQRTHTGETYFQCPICKKAFLRSSDFVKHQRTHTGEKPCKCDYCGKGFSDFSGLRHHEKIHTGEKPYKCPICEKSFIQRSNFNRHQRVHTGEKPYKCSHCGKSFSWSSSLDKHQRSHLGKRPFQ from the exons ATGCCCACAGACCTGGGGCAGGCCCTTGGCCTTCTGCCTTCACTGGCAAAGGCTGAGGATGCCTCACTCTCTGGACCAGACATTGCCTGTCAAGGAGAACTCTCCAGCCCCGAGACTGCACGCCAGCTTTTTAGGCAGTTTCGTTACCAGGTGAGGTCTGGACCCCAGGAGACCCTGAGACAACTTCGGAAGCTCTGTTTCCAGTGGCTGCGGCCAGAAGTTCACACCAAGGAGCAGATCCTAGAGCTCCTCATGTTGGAGCAGTTTCTGACCATTCTCCCTGGGGAGATCCAGACGTGGGTACGGAAACAGCACCCAGGTAGTGGGGAAGAGGCAGTGACCCTTGTGGAGAGCTTGAAGGGAGATCCCCAGAGACTGTGGCAGTGG ATCAGCATCCAAGTTCTGGGGCAGGATGTCCTATCAGAGAAGAACGACTCTCCACACTGGGAAGTGGAGCCCCAGGAGTTGGGGCTTCACAATCTGCCCTCAGGGCCTGGGGAACTGCTGCACCACAACGTGAAGGAGGAATTGGACACAGAGCCAGAATTAG CTCTGGCTGCTTCCCAGCTTCCTGCCAGACCTGAGGAAAGGCTGGGAGACCAGGACTTTGGAACAGCACTTCTCCCAGGAGCACCACAG GAGCAGTGGAAAAACCTGGATTCCACTCAAAAGGAGCAGTACTGGGATCTCATGCTGGAGACCTATGGGAAAATGGTCTCAGGAG CAGGCGTTTCCAACTCTAAACCTGACCTGTCTAATTCAACAGAATTTGGGGAAGAGCTGGCAGGATTGCACACTCACATCAATGAGAAGATCCCAAGACTTCCCCGTGCAG gAGATAGACAAGAGAATGACAAAGAGAACCTAAACTTGGAAAACCACAAGGACCAGGAAGCTCTAGATGCCTCCTGTCAAGCCTTAGGAGAGGCACCTCCTCAGAGTTCTTTGAGGGGCTTCTTCATTGAGGATGAACCAGGATGCTTTGGAGAAGGAGAGAATCTCCCTGAGTCTCTGGAAAGCCTTCATGGTGAGGGGCCAGGGGGACAGCTCTCCTCTCATGAAAGGAGTTCTGGGAAACAATTAGGTCAGTACATGCCTGCTCCTCTTCCAGGTGAGCTGTCAGCCTTGTGGCTTGAGGAGAAGAGAGAGGCCTCTCAGAAGGGACAGCTGAGAGCCCCCATGGCCCAGAAACTCCCCACCTGCAGGGAGTGTGGGAAGACCTTTTACAGGAATTCACAGCTTGTTTTTCACCAAAGAACTCATACCGGAGAGACATACTTTCAGTGCCCCATCTGCAAAAAGGCCTTTCTGCGGAGCTCAGACTTTGTGAAACATCAGAGAActcacacaggagagaagcccTGTAAATGTGATTACTGTGGGAAAGGCTTTAGTGACTTCTCAGGATTGCGCCACCATGAGAAaattcacacaggagagaaaccctataaatGTCCCATCTGTGAGAAAAGCTTTATTCAGAGGTCAAACTTTAATAGACATCAAAGGgttcacacaggagagaaaccttATAAATGTTCCCACTGTGGCAAAAGTTTCAGCTGGAGCTCGAGCCTTGACAAACATCAGAGGTCTCATTTAGGAAAGAGGCCCTTTCAGTAG
- the Znf18 gene encoding zinc finger protein 18 isoform X2, producing the protein MPTDLGQALGLLPSLAKAEDASLSGPDIACQGELSSPETARQLFRQFRYQVRSGPQETLRQLRKLCFQWLRPEVHTKEQILELLMLEQFLTILPGEIQTWVRKQHPGSGEEAVTLVESLKGDPQRLWQWISIQVLGQDVLSEKNDSPHWEVEPQELGLHNLPSGPGELLHHNVKEELDTEPELALAASQLPARPEERLGDQDFGTALLPGAPQEQWKNLDSTQKEQYWDLMLETYGKMVSGGVSNSKPDLSNSTEFGEELAGLHTHINEKIPRLPRAGDRQENDKENLNLENHKDQEALDASCQALGEAPPQSSLRGFFIEDEPGCFGEGENLPESLESLHGEGPGGQLSSHERSSGKQLGQYMPAPLPGELSALWLEEKREASQKGQLRAPMAQKLPTCRECGKTFYRNSQLVFHQRTHTGETYFQCPICKKAFLRSSDFVKHQRTHTGEKPCKCDYCGKGFSDFSGLRHHEKIHTGEKPYKCPICEKSFIQRSNFNRHQRVHTGEKPYKCSHCGKSFSWSSSLDKHQRSHLGKRPFQ; encoded by the exons ATGCCCACAGACCTGGGGCAGGCCCTTGGCCTTCTGCCTTCACTGGCAAAGGCTGAGGATGCCTCACTCTCTGGACCAGACATTGCCTGTCAAGGAGAACTCTCCAGCCCCGAGACTGCACGCCAGCTTTTTAGGCAGTTTCGTTACCAGGTGAGGTCTGGACCCCAGGAGACCCTGAGACAACTTCGGAAGCTCTGTTTCCAGTGGCTGCGGCCAGAAGTTCACACCAAGGAGCAGATCCTAGAGCTCCTCATGTTGGAGCAGTTTCTGACCATTCTCCCTGGGGAGATCCAGACGTGGGTACGGAAACAGCACCCAGGTAGTGGGGAAGAGGCAGTGACCCTTGTGGAGAGCTTGAAGGGAGATCCCCAGAGACTGTGGCAGTGG ATCAGCATCCAAGTTCTGGGGCAGGATGTCCTATCAGAGAAGAACGACTCTCCACACTGGGAAGTGGAGCCCCAGGAGTTGGGGCTTCACAATCTGCCCTCAGGGCCTGGGGAACTGCTGCACCACAACGTGAAGGAGGAATTGGACACAGAGCCAGAATTAG CTCTGGCTGCTTCCCAGCTTCCTGCCAGACCTGAGGAAAGGCTGGGAGACCAGGACTTTGGAACAGCACTTCTCCCAGGAGCACCACAG GAGCAGTGGAAAAACCTGGATTCCACTCAAAAGGAGCAGTACTGGGATCTCATGCTGGAGACCTATGGGAAAATGGTCTCAGGAG GCGTTTCCAACTCTAAACCTGACCTGTCTAATTCAACAGAATTTGGGGAAGAGCTGGCAGGATTGCACACTCACATCAATGAGAAGATCCCAAGACTTCCCCGTGCAG gAGATAGACAAGAGAATGACAAAGAGAACCTAAACTTGGAAAACCACAAGGACCAGGAAGCTCTAGATGCCTCCTGTCAAGCCTTAGGAGAGGCACCTCCTCAGAGTTCTTTGAGGGGCTTCTTCATTGAGGATGAACCAGGATGCTTTGGAGAAGGAGAGAATCTCCCTGAGTCTCTGGAAAGCCTTCATGGTGAGGGGCCAGGGGGACAGCTCTCCTCTCATGAAAGGAGTTCTGGGAAACAATTAGGTCAGTACATGCCTGCTCCTCTTCCAGGTGAGCTGTCAGCCTTGTGGCTTGAGGAGAAGAGAGAGGCCTCTCAGAAGGGACAGCTGAGAGCCCCCATGGCCCAGAAACTCCCCACCTGCAGGGAGTGTGGGAAGACCTTTTACAGGAATTCACAGCTTGTTTTTCACCAAAGAACTCATACCGGAGAGACATACTTTCAGTGCCCCATCTGCAAAAAGGCCTTTCTGCGGAGCTCAGACTTTGTGAAACATCAGAGAActcacacaggagagaagcccTGTAAATGTGATTACTGTGGGAAAGGCTTTAGTGACTTCTCAGGATTGCGCCACCATGAGAAaattcacacaggagagaaaccctataaatGTCCCATCTGTGAGAAAAGCTTTATTCAGAGGTCAAACTTTAATAGACATCAAAGGgttcacacaggagagaaaccttATAAATGTTCCCACTGTGGCAAAAGTTTCAGCTGGAGCTCGAGCCTTGACAAACATCAGAGGTCTCATTTAGGAAAGAGGCCCTTTCAGTAG
- the Znf18 gene encoding zinc finger protein 18 isoform X3: MPTDLGQALGLLPSLAKAEDASLSGPDIACQGELSSPETARQLFRQFRYQVRSGPQETLRQLRKLCFQWLRPEVHTKEQILELLMLEQFLTILPGEIQTWVRKQHPGSGEEAVTLVESLKGDPQRLWQWISIQVLGQDVLSEKNDSPHWEVEPQELGLHNLPSGPGELLHHNVKEELDTEPELALAASQLPARPEERLGDQDFGTALLPGAPQEQWKNLDSTQKEQYWDLMLETYGKMVSGEFGEELAGLHTHINEKIPRLPRAGDRQENDKENLNLENHKDQEALDASCQALGEAPPQSSLRGFFIEDEPGCFGEGENLPESLESLHGEGPGGQLSSHERSSGKQLGQYMPAPLPGELSALWLEEKREASQKGQLRAPMAQKLPTCRECGKTFYRNSQLVFHQRTHTGETYFQCPICKKAFLRSSDFVKHQRTHTGEKPCKCDYCGKGFSDFSGLRHHEKIHTGEKPYKCPICEKSFIQRSNFNRHQRVHTGEKPYKCSHCGKSFSWSSSLDKHQRSHLGKRPFQ; encoded by the exons ATGCCCACAGACCTGGGGCAGGCCCTTGGCCTTCTGCCTTCACTGGCAAAGGCTGAGGATGCCTCACTCTCTGGACCAGACATTGCCTGTCAAGGAGAACTCTCCAGCCCCGAGACTGCACGCCAGCTTTTTAGGCAGTTTCGTTACCAGGTGAGGTCTGGACCCCAGGAGACCCTGAGACAACTTCGGAAGCTCTGTTTCCAGTGGCTGCGGCCAGAAGTTCACACCAAGGAGCAGATCCTAGAGCTCCTCATGTTGGAGCAGTTTCTGACCATTCTCCCTGGGGAGATCCAGACGTGGGTACGGAAACAGCACCCAGGTAGTGGGGAAGAGGCAGTGACCCTTGTGGAGAGCTTGAAGGGAGATCCCCAGAGACTGTGGCAGTGG ATCAGCATCCAAGTTCTGGGGCAGGATGTCCTATCAGAGAAGAACGACTCTCCACACTGGGAAGTGGAGCCCCAGGAGTTGGGGCTTCACAATCTGCCCTCAGGGCCTGGGGAACTGCTGCACCACAACGTGAAGGAGGAATTGGACACAGAGCCAGAATTAG CTCTGGCTGCTTCCCAGCTTCCTGCCAGACCTGAGGAAAGGCTGGGAGACCAGGACTTTGGAACAGCACTTCTCCCAGGAGCACCACAG GAGCAGTGGAAAAACCTGGATTCCACTCAAAAGGAGCAGTACTGGGATCTCATGCTGGAGACCTATGGGAAAATGGTCTCAGGAG AATTTGGGGAAGAGCTGGCAGGATTGCACACTCACATCAATGAGAAGATCCCAAGACTTCCCCGTGCAG gAGATAGACAAGAGAATGACAAAGAGAACCTAAACTTGGAAAACCACAAGGACCAGGAAGCTCTAGATGCCTCCTGTCAAGCCTTAGGAGAGGCACCTCCTCAGAGTTCTTTGAGGGGCTTCTTCATTGAGGATGAACCAGGATGCTTTGGAGAAGGAGAGAATCTCCCTGAGTCTCTGGAAAGCCTTCATGGTGAGGGGCCAGGGGGACAGCTCTCCTCTCATGAAAGGAGTTCTGGGAAACAATTAGGTCAGTACATGCCTGCTCCTCTTCCAGGTGAGCTGTCAGCCTTGTGGCTTGAGGAGAAGAGAGAGGCCTCTCAGAAGGGACAGCTGAGAGCCCCCATGGCCCAGAAACTCCCCACCTGCAGGGAGTGTGGGAAGACCTTTTACAGGAATTCACAGCTTGTTTTTCACCAAAGAACTCATACCGGAGAGACATACTTTCAGTGCCCCATCTGCAAAAAGGCCTTTCTGCGGAGCTCAGACTTTGTGAAACATCAGAGAActcacacaggagagaagcccTGTAAATGTGATTACTGTGGGAAAGGCTTTAGTGACTTCTCAGGATTGCGCCACCATGAGAAaattcacacaggagagaaaccctataaatGTCCCATCTGTGAGAAAAGCTTTATTCAGAGGTCAAACTTTAATAGACATCAAAGGgttcacacaggagagaaaccttATAAATGTTCCCACTGTGGCAAAAGTTTCAGCTGGAGCTCGAGCCTTGACAAACATCAGAGGTCTCATTTAGGAAAGAGGCCCTTTCAGTAG
- the Znf18 gene encoding zinc finger protein 18 isoform X6, with product MPTDLGQALGLLPSLAKAEDASLSGPDIACQGELSSPETARQLFRQFRYQVRSGPQETLRQLRKLCFQWLRPEVHTKEQILELLMLEQFLTILPGEIQTWVRKQHPGSGEEAVTLVESLKGDPQRLWQWISIQVLGQDVLSEKNDSPHWEVEPQELGLHNLPSGPGELLHHNVKEELDTEPELALAASQLPARPEERLGDQDFGTALLPGAPQEQWKNLDSTQKEQYWDLMLETYGKMVSGEFGEELAGLHTHINEKIPRLPRAGELSALWLEEKREASQKGQLRAPMAQKLPTCRECGKTFYRNSQLVFHQRTHTGETYFQCPICKKAFLRSSDFVKHQRTHTGEKPCKCDYCGKGFSDFSGLRHHEKIHTGEKPYKCPICEKSFIQRSNFNRHQRVHTGEKPYKCSHCGKSFSWSSSLDKHQRSHLGKRPFQ from the exons ATGCCCACAGACCTGGGGCAGGCCCTTGGCCTTCTGCCTTCACTGGCAAAGGCTGAGGATGCCTCACTCTCTGGACCAGACATTGCCTGTCAAGGAGAACTCTCCAGCCCCGAGACTGCACGCCAGCTTTTTAGGCAGTTTCGTTACCAGGTGAGGTCTGGACCCCAGGAGACCCTGAGACAACTTCGGAAGCTCTGTTTCCAGTGGCTGCGGCCAGAAGTTCACACCAAGGAGCAGATCCTAGAGCTCCTCATGTTGGAGCAGTTTCTGACCATTCTCCCTGGGGAGATCCAGACGTGGGTACGGAAACAGCACCCAGGTAGTGGGGAAGAGGCAGTGACCCTTGTGGAGAGCTTGAAGGGAGATCCCCAGAGACTGTGGCAGTGG ATCAGCATCCAAGTTCTGGGGCAGGATGTCCTATCAGAGAAGAACGACTCTCCACACTGGGAAGTGGAGCCCCAGGAGTTGGGGCTTCACAATCTGCCCTCAGGGCCTGGGGAACTGCTGCACCACAACGTGAAGGAGGAATTGGACACAGAGCCAGAATTAG CTCTGGCTGCTTCCCAGCTTCCTGCCAGACCTGAGGAAAGGCTGGGAGACCAGGACTTTGGAACAGCACTTCTCCCAGGAGCACCACAG GAGCAGTGGAAAAACCTGGATTCCACTCAAAAGGAGCAGTACTGGGATCTCATGCTGGAGACCTATGGGAAAATGGTCTCAGGAG AATTTGGGGAAGAGCTGGCAGGATTGCACACTCACATCAATGAGAAGATCCCAAGACTTCCCCGTGCAG GTGAGCTGTCAGCCTTGTGGCTTGAGGAGAAGAGAGAGGCCTCTCAGAAGGGACAGCTGAGAGCCCCCATGGCCCAGAAACTCCCCACCTGCAGGGAGTGTGGGAAGACCTTTTACAGGAATTCACAGCTTGTTTTTCACCAAAGAACTCATACCGGAGAGACATACTTTCAGTGCCCCATCTGCAAAAAGGCCTTTCTGCGGAGCTCAGACTTTGTGAAACATCAGAGAActcacacaggagagaagcccTGTAAATGTGATTACTGTGGGAAAGGCTTTAGTGACTTCTCAGGATTGCGCCACCATGAGAAaattcacacaggagagaaaccctataaatGTCCCATCTGTGAGAAAAGCTTTATTCAGAGGTCAAACTTTAATAGACATCAAAGGgttcacacaggagagaaaccttATAAATGTTCCCACTGTGGCAAAAGTTTCAGCTGGAGCTCGAGCCTTGACAAACATCAGAGGTCTCATTTAGGAAAGAGGCCCTTTCAGTAG
- the Znf18 gene encoding zinc finger protein 18 isoform X5, with the protein MPTDLGQALGLLPSLAKAEDASLSGPDIACQGELSSPETARQLFRQFRYQVRSGPQETLRQLRKLCFQWLRPEVHTKEQILELLMLEQFLTILPGEIQTWVRKQHPGSGEEAVTLVESLKGDPQRLWQWISIQVLGQDVLSEKNDSPHWEVEPQELGLHNLPSGPGELLHHNVKEELDTEPELALAASQLPARPEERLGDQDFGTALLPGAPQEQWKNLDSTQKEQYWDLMLETYGKMVSGAGVSNSKPDLSNSTEFGEELAGLHTHINEKIPRLPRAGELSALWLEEKREASQKGQLRAPMAQKLPTCRECGKTFYRNSQLVFHQRTHTGETYFQCPICKKAFLRSSDFVKHQRTHTGEKPCKCDYCGKGFSDFSGLRHHEKIHTGEKPYKCPICEKSFIQRSNFNRHQRVHTGEKPYKCSHCGKSFSWSSSLDKHQRSHLGKRPFQ; encoded by the exons ATGCCCACAGACCTGGGGCAGGCCCTTGGCCTTCTGCCTTCACTGGCAAAGGCTGAGGATGCCTCACTCTCTGGACCAGACATTGCCTGTCAAGGAGAACTCTCCAGCCCCGAGACTGCACGCCAGCTTTTTAGGCAGTTTCGTTACCAGGTGAGGTCTGGACCCCAGGAGACCCTGAGACAACTTCGGAAGCTCTGTTTCCAGTGGCTGCGGCCAGAAGTTCACACCAAGGAGCAGATCCTAGAGCTCCTCATGTTGGAGCAGTTTCTGACCATTCTCCCTGGGGAGATCCAGACGTGGGTACGGAAACAGCACCCAGGTAGTGGGGAAGAGGCAGTGACCCTTGTGGAGAGCTTGAAGGGAGATCCCCAGAGACTGTGGCAGTGG ATCAGCATCCAAGTTCTGGGGCAGGATGTCCTATCAGAGAAGAACGACTCTCCACACTGGGAAGTGGAGCCCCAGGAGTTGGGGCTTCACAATCTGCCCTCAGGGCCTGGGGAACTGCTGCACCACAACGTGAAGGAGGAATTGGACACAGAGCCAGAATTAG CTCTGGCTGCTTCCCAGCTTCCTGCCAGACCTGAGGAAAGGCTGGGAGACCAGGACTTTGGAACAGCACTTCTCCCAGGAGCACCACAG GAGCAGTGGAAAAACCTGGATTCCACTCAAAAGGAGCAGTACTGGGATCTCATGCTGGAGACCTATGGGAAAATGGTCTCAGGAG CAGGCGTTTCCAACTCTAAACCTGACCTGTCTAATTCAACAGAATTTGGGGAAGAGCTGGCAGGATTGCACACTCACATCAATGAGAAGATCCCAAGACTTCCCCGTGCAG GTGAGCTGTCAGCCTTGTGGCTTGAGGAGAAGAGAGAGGCCTCTCAGAAGGGACAGCTGAGAGCCCCCATGGCCCAGAAACTCCCCACCTGCAGGGAGTGTGGGAAGACCTTTTACAGGAATTCACAGCTTGTTTTTCACCAAAGAACTCATACCGGAGAGACATACTTTCAGTGCCCCATCTGCAAAAAGGCCTTTCTGCGGAGCTCAGACTTTGTGAAACATCAGAGAActcacacaggagagaagcccTGTAAATGTGATTACTGTGGGAAAGGCTTTAGTGACTTCTCAGGATTGCGCCACCATGAGAAaattcacacaggagagaaaccctataaatGTCCCATCTGTGAGAAAAGCTTTATTCAGAGGTCAAACTTTAATAGACATCAAAGGgttcacacaggagagaaaccttATAAATGTTCCCACTGTGGCAAAAGTTTCAGCTGGAGCTCGAGCCTTGACAAACATCAGAGGTCTCATTTAGGAAAGAGGCCCTTTCAGTAG
- the Znf18 gene encoding zinc finger protein 18 isoform X4 → MPTDLGQALGLLPSLAKAEDASLSGPDIACQGELSSPETARQLFRQFRYQVRSGPQETLRQLRKLCFQWLRPEVHTKEQILELLMLEQFLTILPGEIQTWVRKQHPGSGEEAVTLVESLKGDPQRLWQWISIQVLGQDVLSEKNDSPHWEVEPQELGLHNLPSGPGELLHHNVKEELDTEPELALAASQLPARPEERLGDQDFGTALLPGAPQEQWKNLDSTQKEQYWDLMLETYGKMVSGAGVSNSKPDLSNSTEFGEELAGLHTHINEKIPRLPRAGDRQENDKENLNLENHKDQEALDASCQALGEAPPQSSLRGFFIEDEPGCFGEGENLPESLESLHGELSALWLEEKREASQKGQLRAPMAQKLPTCRECGKTFYRNSQLVFHQRTHTGETYFQCPICKKAFLRSSDFVKHQRTHTGEKPCKCDYCGKGFSDFSGLRHHEKIHTGEKPYKCPICEKSFIQRSNFNRHQRVHTGEKPYKCSHCGKSFSWSSSLDKHQRSHLGKRPFQ, encoded by the exons ATGCCCACAGACCTGGGGCAGGCCCTTGGCCTTCTGCCTTCACTGGCAAAGGCTGAGGATGCCTCACTCTCTGGACCAGACATTGCCTGTCAAGGAGAACTCTCCAGCCCCGAGACTGCACGCCAGCTTTTTAGGCAGTTTCGTTACCAGGTGAGGTCTGGACCCCAGGAGACCCTGAGACAACTTCGGAAGCTCTGTTTCCAGTGGCTGCGGCCAGAAGTTCACACCAAGGAGCAGATCCTAGAGCTCCTCATGTTGGAGCAGTTTCTGACCATTCTCCCTGGGGAGATCCAGACGTGGGTACGGAAACAGCACCCAGGTAGTGGGGAAGAGGCAGTGACCCTTGTGGAGAGCTTGAAGGGAGATCCCCAGAGACTGTGGCAGTGG ATCAGCATCCAAGTTCTGGGGCAGGATGTCCTATCAGAGAAGAACGACTCTCCACACTGGGAAGTGGAGCCCCAGGAGTTGGGGCTTCACAATCTGCCCTCAGGGCCTGGGGAACTGCTGCACCACAACGTGAAGGAGGAATTGGACACAGAGCCAGAATTAG CTCTGGCTGCTTCCCAGCTTCCTGCCAGACCTGAGGAAAGGCTGGGAGACCAGGACTTTGGAACAGCACTTCTCCCAGGAGCACCACAG GAGCAGTGGAAAAACCTGGATTCCACTCAAAAGGAGCAGTACTGGGATCTCATGCTGGAGACCTATGGGAAAATGGTCTCAGGAG CAGGCGTTTCCAACTCTAAACCTGACCTGTCTAATTCAACAGAATTTGGGGAAGAGCTGGCAGGATTGCACACTCACATCAATGAGAAGATCCCAAGACTTCCCCGTGCAG gAGATAGACAAGAGAATGACAAAGAGAACCTAAACTTGGAAAACCACAAGGACCAGGAAGCTCTAGATGCCTCCTGTCAAGCCTTAGGAGAGGCACCTCCTCAGAGTTCTTTGAGGGGCTTCTTCATTGAGGATGAACCAGGATGCTTTGGAGAAGGAGAGAATCTCCCTGAGTCTCTGGAAAGCCTTCATG GTGAGCTGTCAGCCTTGTGGCTTGAGGAGAAGAGAGAGGCCTCTCAGAAGGGACAGCTGAGAGCCCCCATGGCCCAGAAACTCCCCACCTGCAGGGAGTGTGGGAAGACCTTTTACAGGAATTCACAGCTTGTTTTTCACCAAAGAACTCATACCGGAGAGACATACTTTCAGTGCCCCATCTGCAAAAAGGCCTTTCTGCGGAGCTCAGACTTTGTGAAACATCAGAGAActcacacaggagagaagcccTGTAAATGTGATTACTGTGGGAAAGGCTTTAGTGACTTCTCAGGATTGCGCCACCATGAGAAaattcacacaggagagaaaccctataaatGTCCCATCTGTGAGAAAAGCTTTATTCAGAGGTCAAACTTTAATAGACATCAAAGGgttcacacaggagagaaaccttATAAATGTTCCCACTGTGGCAAAAGTTTCAGCTGGAGCTCGAGCCTTGACAAACATCAGAGGTCTCATTTAGGAAAGAGGCCCTTTCAGTAG